The Pieris rapae chromosome 16, ilPieRapa1.1, whole genome shotgun sequence genome includes a region encoding these proteins:
- the LOC111000055 gene encoding helicostatins: MYLKINKYIFRMLYSSIVIILVIGAVACSPERVQNENDQKHEQDAHEDGHVAPLEKRSPHYDFGLGKRAYSYVSEYKRLPVYNFGLGKRSRPYSFGLGKRSVDEDTDEDFTNDIDQATQPEVFEYDEAPEYEVKRARPYSFGLGKRFVEDEEEEKRARMYDFGLGKRPHLYSFGLGKRARSYNFGLGKRLSSKFNFGLGKRERDMHRFGFGLGKRSENSENSEYLDI; the protein is encoded by the exons atgtacttaaaaataaataaatatattttcagaatGCTGTACTCATCTATTGTTATAATCCTCGTGATCGGTGCGGTGGCATGCTCTCCTGAACGCGTGCAGAATGAAAACGATCAGAAACATGAGCAAGACGCACATGAGGATGGCCACGTTGCCCCATTGGAGAAGAGATCGCCTCACTACGATTTTGGATTGGGCAAACGGGCGTACAGTTATGTGTCGGAATATAAAAGGCTGCCCGTATACAACTTTGGGTTGGGTAAAAG GTCGCGACCATACTCCTTCGGACTTGGAAAGAGGTCCGTAGATGAAGACACTGATGAGGATTTCACCAACGATATTGATCAGGCAACACAACCAGAAGTCTTTGAATATGATGAAGCGCCAG AGTATGAAGTAAAAAGAGCTCGACCCTACAGTTTCGGTCTCGGCAAACGTTTCGTAGAAGATGAAGAAGAGGAGAAGAGAGCTAGAATGTACGACTTCGGCCTAGGCAAGCGGCCACATTTATACAGCTTCGGCCTTGGCAAACGGGCTAGAAGCTACAACTTCGGCCTTGGTAAGCGATTGAGcagcaaatttaattttggccTTGGCAAACGTGAGAGGGACATGCACAGATTTGGATTTGGACTCGGCAAGCGATCAGAGAACTCGGAAAACAGCGAGTACTtggacatttaa